Sequence from the Babylonia areolata isolate BAREFJ2019XMU chromosome 25, ASM4173473v1, whole genome shotgun sequence genome:
ccactgtctttttctgtgtttataccacaagggaattttgtactctaaattgactggcggtgaaagggttaaattaataaagtgtttttgatttgatctgagggtgggaggggtaacGAACGAAAAATTTAATTTGGTTTTCAAaaatggaactctttgcctcaccgcgtcccgtcacagcccctcactgccttcctttaaatccaacctcaagactttcctcttccagcagagTTTCCTCTAGACCCCCTCTCATACATGAAAGCAGTCagctgattgtgtaggtatattggTAACGCTGTATTGTGCGTGCGtcaaatggatggatgggtgcatgcatacagacatacatacatacatacctacatacaaactCCTACGTacaatacatgcatatatacatgcatgcataaatttcAATCAACAATAACGCACACAATATTAAGGCCTGAGGTAAAATCACATCACTAACCGTAATATAAAAGTGACCGATCTGTAAAATGTGCCCGTCACTGAGTCTAAAATTTGTATACATATATCATTCACATAACTAAGcaagacaaggcgaggcaaggaGGGTATTTCATGTACCCCGCGTGGCCACAGCAGCATTATACATCAATGTCTTGAACACACACgccatataaacaaaaagagttatctcaaccccccccccccccccaaaaaaaaaaaaaaaaaaaaagcccacacaaaTAATCAATAACACAACAACGAGaccataggaaaaaaaacacaaacaaagttCACATAAATGTGTATACACTGTACAAAGACACAACctatggaaaaaataaaacaaacaaaccacaaacaccccaGAACATGAAAGACATTTACTAGAACTAGCAGGAGGCAAGTGCAAGTGGTGACCTAAGAATAAAAACCCATCAAAGACATTTATGAATTAATacagagtttcagtttttcaaggaggtatcaaagtgTGCAAATTGTTGATCCAAATATATGCTATACCATATCTGCTTtagaaaatatatatagataaaaaaaccccaaaaaaacaagagaggcaaggccttcaagactcacttgtgataaattaagtcccctagcattaattacagagtaatttcccttttttactatctgcaccaaaacgtttgcaaaataaataaaaattccatgcttagcaaaagaagtccctgttggaacaaaaaatgataataatgactgctcttgttgttgggtcagaatatcagatcaaagtgccaagtttagagaatacaaaaaatataaatataacagtaaatgcagtttgcatataattgggcctctttttttaattttttgtgcccattccagaggtgcaatattgttttaaacaagatgactggaaagaactgaatttttcttatttttatgccaaatttggtgtcaactgacaaagtatttgcagagaaaatgtcaatgttaaagtttaccatggacacacagacacagacacagacacacacacacagacaaccgaacaccgggttaaaatatagactcactttgtttacacaagtgagtcaataagatAAAACACACCCAAACATCAAAGACATTTACTGGCTGGCGAATAATACAAGGGCAGGTCTAGGTCCCGCAGAGGGGAGGTAAGCCAGGGCCACAGCAGCACCCAAAacatcctcccccccaacacctctccaaCATTCCTCCTCCATCCCCGGTCATAgtccctcatcctcttcctccgctCGAACCTTGTCTGGCCGCCGATCAGCTGCGACAGCTGTCTCCACAGCAGCCAGGCAAAGACGGCTGCCAGGGAAAACCCTGTCATCGTCACGCTCTTGAACCAGAAGCTGAACCATGTCTCCTTCCCTGCCAGCGCCGTCACGTGCGGGATCAGCAAGGAAAAAACTGTGCTGGCATCGACCTCTTTAAACACGGAACGAACAAGACTCCAGTTGTAGACATTGCAGTAGATGGCCGCCAGTGCCATGTGAACACACATAGCGAAGAAGTGGCGCTGGTTGGTGCTTCCGATGCAGGCACCGGCGAACCAGCAGTGGTGGTCATGCCGCAGAACGCATGCCCTGCACACCGAGCAGTGGTGGCAGCGGGGAGGGCGGTAGACAGAACAGCACGAACAAAACTGCCATCCCACCATTTCTTCTGCATGCTTCGTTTCTTCATCCCTCCCAGTCCATGTGGATTCCTTCAGGAACACCTGGAACCAGTTGCCGTAGATGTTGATGGACAGGTAAAGGGAGATGATGGCATGGAGGACGTAGGTTCCAGACCAGCTTGCATCATGGTAGGCGGGGACGTAGCTCAGCTCGTACCAAAGCAGGAAGAGGCCCCCGAAGAAGAAGACGCTCATGGCCAGTCGGTCGCCCAGGGGGGTCCTGTACAGCCATCGCTCCACGACTGACGGCAGCAACATATGGTCACCTCACTGTCTGCAGGAAGaatcattgtattgtaatgtgctatattatattgtattgtattgtactgtactgtactgcattgtattgtactgaattactTTTTGTGTGGTCACCTTACAGTCTGCAGGAAGaaacattgcattgtaatgtgttgtattctgtattgcattgcattgcattgtattgtattgttttgcattgtactgaattacTTTTTGTGTAATATTCACATGTTCACCTCTAACTGTCTCAAGTCTGCACAAAACTTCATGTTTGGCCTTGGTAGGCCTGTTCATCATTCtgtaggcacccccccccccaccccccacacttttTGTCTGATGCGTGGGCTATGTATCTATAACATACTGGATTGATGTAGTGTCAATAGGGTGGCCCAGTGTGCATCAAATCTTAACTTGAATGTTGAGACTCTGCTCCATTTACAAGTCAAAGAAACAAGTCACTGAGTATTTCTTTTACATGAAGGAGTCTTACAGTACactggtttatttgttttcattcttgCATTGTTGTtgccctctgtatgtgtgtgtgtgtgtgtgtgtgtgtgtgtgtgtgtgtgtgtgtgtgtatttgtgtgtgtgaacattttccatTCTTCCCTGCTCCCACCCATCCGCCATCTTTATTTTAATGTATTCATTCATTAtataatttcattttatgttattgttttgtaCAAATCTAAGGGTGACTCTCAAGACCTGATCAACTTGTTGGGTTCATGCGAAGGTCAAGTATCTGCTTTATTCTATTGTTCTtcctctacccccgccccccccatccccgcagcTGGTATGTTGAAGTgcacatggatcagtccacatggcttggcacttccttgaaactgaacattATTCCTCATTCACATACTCGTGAGTActgattgattttaaaaaaaaaacaacaacaaaaaaacctaaaaaaacattTGCATAAGATTTCtctcaaaatgattttttttaatcgtgtAGTAGACAGTACATTTTAGTATTTCTAATATCAGTgattgttgccctgtacagggattaccacaggatgaTAGACAAGTCGAGACCCAGTTGTTGGTAgcttagttcttcttctttcccttctctaccgccttcatcatagtGTTGTGAAAGACGGTTAGCAGACGCCGGAAGTTGGGCAACAAGGGGCGGTTACTCTCGCCAGCGAGGGAGGGGCGCTGTAAACAAAACGTTGGCAGGTGTTGTGGTCAGCCCAACGTAAGACTAACGCTTGGCAGTGTACATCCGACCAGCGAAGAGACAACAAGTGACCACAACATCTCTCAGGCAAGCCCAGCTACAGCCACGCCAGACGCCGGACCTGTGACTCAGCACGGCAGACATCTTTAATTTTCTGAAAACTTGGGTCACAATCAAGTACGGGAACGCCTACACACCCCCCCTACGAGCACGAAATCACCTTCGGACGGGCCAGCCCACCGGGAACGAACATCCAGCCCTATCTCAGAGAAGCAAAACGGTCAGTAGCCATTCAAAATTGTCCCTCTAAAGTGTATTGCCCGATGATAGGCCATTTTGACAAAAAGTAGGGCAGTGATCACTTTAttggtgtcagaagtgggatccACTCCACTATCGTTGTTTTTCGAACCCCCAGTGAATTGTTACAGGgacattattttatatttttatatttgttCATGTTTTTGATTTAATTTATCCGGAAAACGGAACTTTGACTTTTGACTCAAGTCCGTGAATCCTTGTCTTTATTTTTTGGGGCCATTCCTTTGTG
This genomic interval carries:
- the LOC143299579 gene encoding palmitoyltransferase ZDHHC22-like gives rise to the protein MLLPSVVERWLYRTPLGDRLAMSVFFFGGLFLLWYELSYVPAYHDASWSGTYVLHAIISLYLSINIYGNWFQVFLKESTWTGRDEETKHAEEMVGWQFCSCCSVYRPPRCHHCSVCRACVLRHDHHCWFAGACIGSTNQRHFFAMCVHMALAAIYCNVYNWSLVRSVFKEVDASTVFSLLIPHVTALAGKETWFSFWFKSVTMTGFSLAAVFAWLLWRQLSQLIGGQTRFERRKRMRDYDRGWRRNVGEVLGGRMFWVLLWPWLTSPLRDLDLPLYYSPASKCL